One region of Citrus sinensis cultivar Valencia sweet orange chromosome 6, DVS_A1.0, whole genome shotgun sequence genomic DNA includes:
- the LOC102614520 gene encoding uncharacterized protein LOC102614520: MEMEQLLSMGFPDELAAEALAATGGKSTLKATEWILSHKSSTTTTGAACSFELPVPNPNPNQNPVQPKLDRFFHFQTKPSSAAANAVQEKEKDREIEPSPLFKRLKTRHDVDSTTALHVPHAPLSERMRPVNINDVVGQDHLLSPNSLLRSAVCSNRLPSIIFWGPPGTGKTTLAKAIVNSVAVSYKFVCLSAVTSGVKDVRDAVEDARKLRVKSNKRTVLFVDEVHRFNKSQQDSFLPVIEDGSIVFIGATTENPSFHLITPLLSRCRVLTLNPLKPHHVEILLKRAVDDVNNGLSKSVGGTRVEVNHDAIEFLCSNCDGDARVALNALEISAITAAVRVPVKEVKEVEQEDESDGCSPYVALVTLDDAKEAFQCKHLAYDRAGEEHYNLISALHKSMRGSDADAAIYWLARMLEGGEQPLYIARRLVRFASEDVGLADPLALNQAVSCYQACHFLGMPECNVILAQCVAYLALAPKSISIYRALGAAQKVIRESVGQNEGVPLHLRNAPTKLMKEIGYGKGYIYTPDDPSAKQSFLPPSLEGYKFLDWPKSNTTDK; this comes from the coding sequence ATGGAAATGGAACAACTCCTGAGCATGGGCTTCCCCGACGAATTGGCGGCGGAGGCTCTGGCCGCCACCGGCGGCAAATCCACTCTCAAAGCCACCGAATGGATTCTTTCCCACAAGTCATCGACCACCACCACCGGCGCCGCGTGCTCTTTCGAACTCCCAGTCCCTAAccccaacccaaaccaaaacCCGGTTCAACCAAAACTCGACCGTTTCTTCCACTTCCAAACCAAACCCTCTTCCGCCGCCGCCAACGCCGttcaagagaaagaaaaagacagaGAGATAGAACCATCTCCGCTTTTTAAGCGTTTAAAGACAAGACACGACGTTGATAGTACTACTGCTCTCCACGTGCCACACGCGCCTCTATCGGAGCGTATGCGTCCGGTTAACATAAACGACGTTGTCGGACAAGACCATCTCCTCTCACCCAACTCGCTCCTCCGCTCAGCCGTGTGCAGCAACCGCCTCCCTTCAATTATCTTCTGGGGCCCGCCCGGTACCGGTAAGACAACCCTTGCCAAAGCCATTGTTAATTCCGTTGCCGTTTCGTATAAATTCGTGTGCTTGTCTGCTGTTACTAGTGGGGTTAAGGATGTTAGAGATGCTGTTGAAGATGCAAGGAAATTGAGAGTTAAGAGTAACAAGAGGACTGTGTTGTTTGTTGATGAGGTTCATAGGTTTAATAAGAGTCAGCAAGATTCTTTTTTGCCTGTGATTGAAGATGGGAGTATTGTGTTTATAGGAGCTACCACTGAGAACCCGTCGTTTCATTTGATTACGCCGTTGTTGTCTAGGTGTAGAGTTCTTACTCTTAATCCATTGAAACCCCACCACGTCGAGATTTTATTGAAGAGGGCTGTTGACGATGTCAATAATGGGCTGAGTAAGAGTGTTGGGGGAACGAGGGTTGAGGTGAATCATGATGCTATTGAGTTTTTGTGTTCAAATTGTGATGGGGATGCTCGTGTTGCGTTGAATGCGCTGGAGATATCTGCTATTACAGCTGCAGTACGAGTGCCTGTTAAGGAAGTTAAAGAGGTGGAACAAGAGGACGAGTCTGATGGATGTAGTCCATATGTGGCACTTGTTACTCTGGATGATGCCAAAGAGGCTTTTCAGTGTAAGCATCTTGCTTACGATAGAGCAGGGGAAGAACATTATAATTTGATCAGTGCATTACACAAGTCCATGAGGGGAAGTGATGCTGATGCGGCTATTTATTGGTTGGCGAGAATGCTGGAAGGAGGGGAACAGCCTCTTTACATTGCAAGGCGACTGGTGAGATTTGCTAGTGAAGATGTTGGGTTGGCTGATCCATTGGCTCTTAATCAGGCTGTTTCTTGTTATCAAGCTTGCCATTTCTTGGGTATGCCTGAGTGCAATGTGATTCTTGCACAATGTGTGGCTTACTTGGCTTTGGCTCCAAAGTCAATATCTATTTACAGAGCCCTTGGAGCTGCACAGAAGGTTATTAGGGAATCAGTTGGACAGAATGAAGGAGTGCCACTTCATCTGAGGAATGCACCGACTAAACTGATGAAGGAAATTGGATATGGGAAGGGCTATATCTACACTCCCGATGATCCTTCAGCAAAACAAAGCTTTCTACCCCCCTCACTAGAGGGATACAAGTTCCTGGATTGGCCAAAGAGTAATACCACTGACAAATGA
- the LOC102614230 gene encoding jasmonate-induced oxygenase 4, which translates to MEPLVRVQNLVQSGVSQVPRQYIQPLESRPNNHSHDQNNNHTPQSSNINIPLIDLSNPNDTILLDSIRNACREWGAFHVINHGVPLKLLHDVRHVGRSFFEGCPLTDKLEYACDNASAASEGYGSKLLVANDDTVLDWRDYFDHHTLPLSRRNPSRWPSKLIPNYGKVLCDYSDEMKLLCEKLLGFISESLGLTSSYMKDAVGELYQNITISYYPPCPQPELTLGLQPHSDFGALTLLIQDDVEGLQVLKDGHWVTVQPLSEAIVVILSDQTQILTNGEYISAIHRAITNASRARLSVATFHDPAKTVKISPASELVSKSSLLRYRQVVYGDYVSSWYTKGPEGKRNLDALLLDS; encoded by the exons ATGGAGCCGTTGGTAAGAGTACAAAATCTAGTACAATCCGGTGTATCACAAGTTCCTCGACAATACATCCAGCCCCTTGAATCCCGACCAAACAATCACAGTCACGATCAAAATAACAATCACACCCCTCAATCATCGAACATTAACATCCCTCTTATCGATTTATCAAACCCTAACGACACAATCCTCCTCGACTCCATCCGCAACGCCTGTCGCGAGTGGGGAGCCTTCCACGTCATCAACCACGGCGTCCCTTTAAAACTCCTCCACGACGTACGACACGTCGGCCGATCGTTCTTTGAAGGCTGTCCCTTAACCGACAAGCTCGAATACGCCTGCGACAATGCCTCCGCTGCCTCCGAGGGTTACGGGAGCAAGTTGCTGGTTGCCAACGACGACACCGTTTTGGACTGGAGAGATTATTTCGACCACCACACGTTGCCGCTCTCCCGGCGAAACCCTAGCCGGTGGCCCTCGAAGCTTATTCCCAATTATGGTAAAGTTTTGTGTGATTACAGTGATGAAATGAAATTGCTTTGTGAGAAGTTGTTGGGCTTTATTTCGGAGAGTTTGGGGTTGACATCGAGTTACATGAAGGATGCTGTTGGGGAGCTTTATCAGAATATTACTATTAGTTATTACCCGCCGTGTCCGCAGCCTGAGCTTACGCTTGGGTTGCAGCCACATTCGGATTTTGGGGCGTTGACGCTTTTGATTCAAGATGATGTTGAGGGTCTTCAGGTTTTGAAGGATGGACATTGGGTCACTGTTCAGCCCTTATCTGAAGCTATTGTTGTCATTTTGTCTGATCAAACTCAG ATTTTGACAAACGGAGAGTATATCAGTGCTATACATCGGGCCATAACAAATGCCAGCAGGGCACGACTCTCCGTTGCTACATTTCACGACCCAGCAAAGACAGTCAAAATATCCCCTGCTTCTGAGCTTGTCAGCAAATCTTCCCTTCTCCGTTACAGGCAGGTGGTTTATGGCGACTATGTGTCATCATGGTATACCAAGGGCCCAGAAGGAAAACGAAATCTTGATGCCCTTTTGCTTGATAGTTAG
- the LOC107174469 gene encoding aspartic proteinase NANA, chloroplast-like — protein MTIISLFLIFTLSLSRKAFLASAGKDPPPRFELIHRHSPQLSEHEATAYSPPKNLSERVRLLIDGDIARQEMISQRLEDRRRRGRIRKASEISHHRTFNGTSNIVKIPLRSGADRGLGQYFVSFRVGSPPQKFVLIADTGSDLTWMHCNHKGENCPKDGLTPPNRMFQADASSTFKTIPCSSQTCKVDLQDTFSLSMCPTPNTPCAYDYSYFDGSKVRGFFANETVTAGSIDRPKKVRLKEVTVGCTDWANGNFHNADGVLGLGFGKNSFAATAAKLFDNKFSYCLVDHLSPSNFANFLNFGNTSKQHIQNMQHTQLILGELNPFYAVNVSGISIAGKMLNVPPEMWHIHGAGGVILDSGTTLTFLGEPAYAATVAALRAPLEKYKKLGHVLGPLRFCYNDPRFDMADVPQFVLHFADGAKFVPPKKSYVIDADVGVKCIGFASAGWPANTVIGNIMQQNHLWEFDLANHRLGYAPSTCDFHSQF, from the exons ATGACTATTATTTCCCTCTTCTTGATCTTCACATTATCACTTTCCCGCAAAGCTTTCCTGGCCTCCGCCGGCAAAGATCCCCCGCCCCGCTTCGAGTTAATCCACAGGCACTCCCCGCAGCTCTCCGAACATGAAGCAACCGCATATTCACCGCCAAAGAACCTGTCCGAACGCGTCAGACTGCTCATTGACGGCGACATTGCCCGCCAAGAAATGATATCACAGCGTCTAGAAGACCGACGTCGCCGTGGAAGAATAAGAAAAGCCAGCGAGATATCTCATCACAGGACTTTTAACGGCACCAGTAATATAGTTAAGATTCCACTGCGATCCGGCGCTGACAGAGGGCTAGGACAGTACTTTGTGTCGTTTCGAGTGGGGAGCCCGCCGCAGAAATTCGTGCTGATTGCGGACACGGGGAGTGATTTAACATGGATGCATTGTAACCATAAGGGTGAAAATTGTCCCAAAGATGGGTTAACTCCTCCTAACAGGATGTTCCAGGCTGATGCATCCTCCACTTTCAAGACAATTCCATGCTCTTCTCAAACTTGTAAGGTTGATCTTCAGGACACATTCTCTTTGTCCATGTGTCCTACACCTAATACGCCCTGCGCCTATGATTACAG TTATTTTGATGGCTCAAAGGTTAGAGGATTCTTCGCCAATGAAACTGTTACAGCCGGGTCCATAGACCGTCCCAAAAAAGTGAGGCTAAAAGAAGTCACCGTAGGCTGCACCGATTGGGCCAATGGCAACTTCCATAATGCTGATGGTGTATTGGGATTGGGCTTCGGCAAGAATTCTTTTGCGGCAACGGCAGCAAAATTGTTTGACAACAAATTTTCATATTGCTTAGTTGATCACTTAAGCCCAAGTAACTTCGCCAACTTTCTAAACTTTGGCAACACTTCAAAACAACACATACAAAACATGCAACACACACAGCTAATCCTTGGCGAACTGAACCCATTTTATGCGGTCAACGTTTCCGGCATCTCGATAGCCGGAAAAATGCTGAATGTTCCCCCGGAAATGTGGCACATCCACGGTGCCGGTGGAGTGATTTTGGATTCAGGCACAACATTGACATTCCTAGGGGAACCCGCATACGCTGCCACCGTAGCTGCATTGCGAGCCCCATTGGAGAAATATAAGAAGCTAGGTCATGTCTTGGGGCCATTGAGGTTTTGTTACAATGATCCAAGATTTGATATGGCTGATGTGCCTCAATTTGTGTTGCATTTTGCTGACGGGGCTAAGTTTGTGCCACCAAAGAAGAGCTATGTGATTGATGCTGATGTTGGAGTCAAGTGCATTGGATTTGCTTCTGCTGGTTGGCCAGCTAATACCGTGATTGGTAATATTATGCAGCAAAATCATTTGTGGGAGTTTGATCTTGCTAACCATAGGTTGGGTTATGCCCCGTCTACGTGTGATTTTCATTCACAGTTTTGA
- the LOC102614806 gene encoding oxygen-dependent coproporphyrinogen-III oxidase, chloroplastic produces the protein MPPTTAVSASSSFTLFRVPSSWSTKLKPTTTYIQIPNRFFPKHPTFKMTTTTIRAAVSIEKETPETERPPTFLRESDDKESSSSSASSVRARFEKMIRDAQDSVCQAIEKTDGGGKFKEDVWSRPGGGGGISRVLQDGAIWEKAGVNVSVVYGVMPPEAYRAAKAAASDEKPGPIPFFAAGISSVLHPKNPFAPTLHFNYRYFETDAPKDTPGAPRQWWFGGGTDLTPAYIFEEDVKHFHSTQKSACDKFDPTFYPRFKKWCDDYFYIKHRGERRGLGGLFFDDLNDYDQEMLLSFATECANSVIPAYIPIIEKRKDTPFTDQHKAWQQLRRGRYVEFNLVYDRGTTFGLKTGGRIESILVSLPLTARWEYDHNPKEGSEEWKLLDACINPKEWI, from the exons atgcCGCCCACCACCGCAGTCTCCGCTTCCTCTTCGTTCACTCTGTTCAGAGTTCCTTCTTCGTGGTCAACCAAGCTTAAACCCACCACCACTTACATTCAAATCCCAAATCGTTTCTTCCCAAAACACCCCACTTTCAAGATGACCACGACGACAATCCGCGCCGCCGTTTCGATCGAAAAAGAAACCCCAGAAACAGAGCGGCCCCCTACATTCCTCAGAGAATCAGACGACAAGGAATCCTCGTCCTCGTCAGCCTCTTCGGTGAGGGCCCGCTTTGAGAAAATGATAAGGGACGCTCAGGACAGCGTGTGCCAGGCCATTGAGAAAACTGACGGGGGCGGCAAGTTTAAAGAGGACGTGTGGTCGAGGCCCGGAGGTGGTGGCGGTATCAGTAGAGTTCTTCAAGACGGCGCCATTTGGGAAAAGGCTGGCGTTAATGTTTCTGTTGTTTATGGGGTCATGCCTCCTGAAGCTTATAGAGCTGCCAAAGCTGCTGCTTCTGATGAGAAGCCCGGTCCCATTCCTTTTTTCGCTGCCGGTATCAGCTCG GTTTTACACCCGAAGAACCCTTTTGCACCGACCTTGCATTTTAATTATCGGTATTTTGAGACAGATGCACCAAAAG ATACTCCTGGAGCACCTCGACAATGGTGGTTTGGCGGTGGAACAGATTTAACTCCTGCATATATCTTTGAAGAGGATGTTAAGCACTTCCATTCT ACTCAAAAAAGTGCCTGCGACAAATTTGATCCTACCTTTTATCCTCGATTCAAGAAATGGTGTGATGACTATTTCTATATCAAG CATCGTGGTGAAAGACGAGGGCTTGGAGGACTATTTTTTGATGATCTGAATGATTATGATCAGGAGATGCTTCTTTCTTTTGCTACTG AATGTGCAAATTCGGTGATTCCTGCTTACATACCCATTATAGAGAAGAGAAAGGATACACCATTTACCGATCAGCATAAGGCATGGCAACAGTTGCGCAGGGGACGTTACGTAGAATTCAACTTG GTTTATGATCGAGGTACAACATTTGGGCTGAAGACAGGAGGTCGAATTGAAAGTATTCTTGTTTCTCTTCCACTGACTGCACGGTGGGAATACGACCAT AACCCGAAAGAGGGAAGTGAAGAATGGAAATTATTAGATGCATGCATCAACCCAAAGGAATGGATTTAA